A stretch of the Streptomyces ortus genome encodes the following:
- a CDS encoding succinic semialdehyde dehydrogenase: MTDSQAPAQAPEKTGTNPLAPAPEGARTAADVVTPELIAQLTRGVVGSGRTANHTPFTGEKLADLPESTPQDVEEAYARARAAQFLWGQIPVKERAAVLLRFHDLVLARQAEVLDLIQLETGKARLHAHEEVQAVAVAARHYGRRAPFYLRPKRHAGAMPTLTKVTELRHPRGVVGQIAPWNYPLELSVGDALPAFVAGNAVVMKPDTETCLTALWARDLLIEAGLPADVFQVVLGEGPVIGPEVVKHADYVSFTGSTRTGREVAQGAAARLVGVSLELGGKNAMLVLKDADIDRAAAGAVRACFSSAGQLCISIERLYVHESIADTFLERFAARTKAMRLGTSLAYGAEMGSLVGERQLETVTRHVEEAVAKGATVVAGGVARPDIGPYFFEPTILDGVEAPMAVCGEETFGPVVSIYRFEDEDEAIAAANATAYGLNSSVWTKDGRRGTEVAARLRTGTVNINEGYGPAYGSVQSPMGGMKDSGLGRRHGSEGILKYTEAQTVAQQRLLPMAPSLGMDDEKYARFMSRSLKLMKAFRFR; encoded by the coding sequence ATGACGGACTCGCAGGCCCCGGCACAGGCCCCGGAAAAGACCGGTACCAACCCTCTCGCGCCCGCCCCCGAAGGCGCCCGCACGGCCGCTGACGTGGTCACGCCCGAGCTGATCGCCCAGCTCACCCGTGGCGTGGTCGGCTCGGGCCGCACCGCCAACCACACGCCGTTCACCGGCGAGAAGCTGGCCGACCTGCCCGAGTCCACCCCGCAGGATGTGGAGGAGGCCTACGCGCGGGCGCGCGCCGCCCAGTTCCTCTGGGGCCAGATCCCCGTCAAGGAGCGCGCGGCCGTCCTCCTGCGCTTCCACGACCTCGTGCTCGCCCGCCAGGCCGAGGTGCTGGACCTGATCCAGCTGGAGACCGGCAAGGCCCGGCTGCACGCCCACGAGGAGGTCCAGGCGGTCGCCGTCGCGGCCCGCCACTACGGCCGCCGCGCCCCCTTCTACCTGCGCCCCAAGCGGCACGCGGGCGCCATGCCGACCCTCACCAAGGTCACCGAGCTGCGCCACCCGCGCGGTGTCGTCGGCCAGATCGCCCCCTGGAACTACCCCCTCGAACTCTCCGTCGGCGACGCGCTGCCCGCCTTCGTCGCGGGCAACGCCGTCGTGATGAAACCCGACACCGAGACCTGCCTCACCGCCCTGTGGGCCCGTGACCTGCTCATCGAGGCGGGCCTGCCGGCCGACGTCTTCCAGGTCGTCCTCGGCGAGGGACCGGTCATCGGCCCGGAGGTCGTCAAGCACGCCGACTACGTCTCCTTCACCGGCTCCACCCGCACCGGCCGCGAGGTCGCCCAGGGCGCGGCGGCCCGGCTGGTCGGCGTCTCCCTCGAACTCGGCGGCAAGAACGCCATGCTGGTCCTCAAGGACGCCGACATCGACCGGGCGGCGGCCGGCGCGGTCCGCGCCTGCTTCTCCTCGGCCGGACAGCTGTGCATCAGCATCGAGCGCCTGTACGTCCACGAGTCGATCGCGGACACGTTCCTGGAGCGGTTCGCCGCACGCACCAAGGCGATGCGCCTCGGCACGTCCCTCGCGTACGGCGCCGAGATGGGCTCGCTGGTCGGCGAACGCCAGCTGGAGACCGTGACCCGGCACGTCGAGGAGGCCGTCGCCAAGGGCGCGACCGTCGTCGCCGGCGGTGTCGCGCGCCCCGACATCGGCCCGTACTTCTTCGAGCCGACCATCCTCGACGGCGTCGAGGCGCCGATGGCGGTCTGCGGCGAGGAGACCTTCGGCCCGGTCGTCTCGATCTACCGGTTCGAGGACGAGGACGAGGCGATCGCCGCCGCCAACGCGACGGCGTACGGCCTCAACTCGTCGGTCTGGACGAAGGACGGCCGTCGCGGCACCGAGGTCGCGGCCCGGCTGCGCACCGGAACGGTCAACATCAACGAGGGCTACGGGCCCGCGTACGGCAGCGTCCAGTCGCCGATGGGCGGCATGAAGGACTCCGGCCTCGGCCGCCGCCACGGCTCCGAGGGCATCCTCAAGTACACGGAGGCCCAGACGGTGGCCCAGCAGCGCCTGCTGCCGATGGCGCCGTCCCTGGGCATGGACGACGAGAAGTACGCCCGGTTCATGAGCCGCAGCCTGAAGCTGATGAAGGCTTTCCGGTTCCGCTAG
- a CDS encoding GMC oxidoreductase, translated as MPQETYDYDVIVVGSGFGGSVTALRLTEKGYHVGVLEAGRRFTRGTLPKNSWDLKNYLWAPKLGMYGLQRIHLLGNVMVLAGAGVGGGSLNYANTLYVPPKPFFEDPQWKDITDWQEELKPYYDQAQRMLGVRLNPTMTPSDVHLKAAAQRMGVGDTFHMAPVGVFFGDGEDADGTAKARPGERVDDPYFGGAGPARNACAECGECMTGCRHGAKNTLNENYLYLAEKAGAVVHPLTTVVSLTDDSQGGFAVSTLPTDRGRKGEGRKGRAGREGRVFKARRVVLAAGTYGTQTLLHRMKAGGQLPYLSKRLGELTRTNSEALVGAQTSDRRYRKATGEAKADFTRGVAITSSIHPDANTHIEPVRYGKGSNSMGSLSILQVPYTEGSSRAFAWLVNAVKHPTLVARSLSNRRWSERTIIGLVMQSLDNSLTTYLKPKGAGKGLLTARQGHGAPNPKQIRTASEGASAIAAEINGFAGSNVGELMGTPLTAHFLGGCPIGASADEGVIDPYHRLYGHPGISVVDGAAVSANLGVNPSLTITAQAERAMSYWPNKGEEDPRPAPGGAYERLRPVEPLAPAVPADAFGALKLPFLGMPPMPPKK; from the coding sequence GTGCCTCAGGAAACGTACGACTACGACGTCATCGTCGTGGGTTCCGGCTTCGGCGGATCCGTCACCGCCCTGCGTCTCACCGAGAAGGGCTACCACGTCGGAGTCCTGGAGGCAGGCCGCCGCTTCACCCGAGGCACACTGCCCAAGAACTCCTGGGACCTCAAGAACTACCTCTGGGCGCCGAAGCTCGGTATGTACGGCCTCCAGCGTATCCACCTCCTCGGCAACGTCATGGTGCTCGCCGGCGCGGGCGTGGGCGGCGGTTCCCTCAACTACGCCAACACCCTCTACGTACCGCCGAAGCCGTTCTTCGAGGACCCGCAGTGGAAGGACATCACCGACTGGCAGGAGGAGCTGAAGCCGTACTACGACCAGGCGCAGCGCATGCTCGGCGTACGGCTCAACCCGACCATGACCCCCTCCGACGTCCATCTCAAGGCCGCCGCACAGCGGATGGGCGTCGGCGACACCTTCCACATGGCGCCGGTCGGGGTCTTCTTCGGTGACGGCGAGGACGCCGACGGAACGGCGAAGGCGCGGCCGGGGGAGCGGGTCGACGACCCGTACTTCGGCGGAGCCGGCCCGGCCCGCAACGCGTGCGCCGAGTGCGGCGAGTGCATGACGGGCTGCCGGCACGGCGCGAAGAACACCCTCAACGAGAACTACCTGTACCTCGCGGAGAAGGCGGGCGCGGTCGTCCACCCCCTGACGACCGTCGTGTCCCTCACGGACGACTCGCAGGGCGGTTTCGCGGTCTCGACGCTCCCCACGGACCGCGGGCGCAAGGGCGAGGGGCGCAAGGGGCGTGCGGGGCGTGAGGGGCGCGTCTTCAAGGCGCGCCGCGTGGTCCTCGCGGCCGGCACGTACGGTACGCAGACCCTGCTGCACCGGATGAAGGCGGGCGGCCAGCTGCCGTACCTGTCGAAGCGGCTGGGGGAGCTGACCCGTACGAACTCAGAGGCGCTGGTCGGCGCGCAGACCAGCGACCGCCGCTACCGCAAGGCCACCGGTGAGGCGAAGGCCGACTTCACCCGCGGTGTCGCCATCACGTCCTCCATCCACCCGGACGCCAACACGCACATCGAGCCCGTCCGCTACGGCAAGGGCTCCAACTCGATGGGCAGCCTGTCGATCCTCCAGGTTCCGTACACGGAGGGCTCGTCGAGGGCGTTCGCCTGGCTGGTCAACGCGGTGAAGCACCCCACCCTCGTGGCGCGCTCGCTCTCCAACCGCCGCTGGTCGGAGCGGACCATCATCGGCCTGGTGATGCAGTCCCTCGACAACTCCCTGACGACGTACCTGAAGCCGAAGGGCGCGGGCAAGGGGCTGCTGACGGCACGCCAGGGGCACGGGGCCCCCAATCCGAAGCAGATCAGGACCGCCTCGGAGGGCGCCTCCGCGATCGCCGCCGAGATCAACGGGTTCGCGGGCTCGAACGTCGGCGAGCTGATGGGCACCCCGCTGACCGCCCACTTCCTGGGCGGCTGCCCGATCGGCGCCTCTGCCGACGAGGGTGTCATCGACCCGTACCACCGGCTGTACGGGCATCCGGGCATCTCCGTCGTCGACGGCGCCGCGGTCTCGGCGAACCTGGGCGTGAACCCGTCGCTGACGATCACCGCACAGGCCGAGCGCGCGATGTCGTACTGGCCCAACAAGGGGGAGGAGGACCCGCGTCCGGCGCCCGGCGGGGCGTACGAGCGCCTGAGGCCGGTCGAGCCGCTCGCCCCCGCGGTCCCGGCGGACGCCTTCGGCGCCCTGAAGCTCCCGTTCCTCGGCATGCCCCCGATGCCACCGAAGAAGTAG
- a CDS encoding LAETG motif-containing sortase-dependent surface protein: MKLRRVMAAAATTAVIAPLALLSAPAAFATDPTPTGTETATSTVTPGATETETSGATTPAATPPTTPPAATTPASTPASTPPATSPAPGTTPPETSETPDPEPSVCEDTKVDVSISGLPGKIAVGSGWHKFSLNVLNSSDSTLQDLDFLAGASSDVDGTDLFKSKQVQLQAWNPDDKVWEDLDEEGYAVGFVGYTDELKPDYEVHVPLRINVKSTAPVGAGFSLGATIYGDDDAECTGFGEVAYKFTIVAAGTDTGGTKPQEGGKAPVSDQKPDKAVTPQVTGNLAETGSSSALPTIGLVGGVALVAGVGAVVVARRRKAGSDA, translated from the coding sequence ATGAAGCTTCGCCGTGTCATGGCCGCTGCGGCCACGACGGCTGTCATAGCCCCGCTCGCACTGCTGTCGGCCCCGGCCGCCTTCGCGACCGACCCCACGCCCACCGGCACCGAGACCGCGACCTCGACCGTGACGCCGGGCGCGACGGAGACCGAGACCTCCGGGGCGACGACACCTGCGGCGACGCCCCCGACGACCCCGCCGGCCGCCACGACCCCCGCGAGCACGCCTGCCTCGACTCCGCCGGCGACCAGCCCGGCGCCGGGCACCACCCCGCCCGAGACGTCGGAGACCCCGGACCCCGAGCCGTCCGTGTGCGAGGACACCAAGGTCGACGTCAGCATCTCCGGCCTGCCCGGCAAGATCGCCGTGGGCAGCGGCTGGCACAAGTTCTCGCTGAACGTCCTGAACTCCTCGGACTCGACGCTCCAGGACCTCGACTTCCTCGCCGGCGCCTCCTCCGACGTGGACGGCACGGACCTCTTCAAGAGCAAGCAGGTGCAGCTCCAGGCCTGGAACCCGGACGACAAGGTCTGGGAGGACCTCGACGAAGAGGGTTACGCGGTCGGCTTCGTCGGCTACACCGACGAGCTCAAGCCCGACTACGAGGTCCACGTCCCGCTGCGTATCAACGTGAAGTCCACCGCTCCGGTCGGCGCGGGCTTCTCGCTCGGCGCGACGATCTACGGTGACGACGACGCGGAGTGCACCGGCTTCGGCGAGGTCGCTTACAAGTTCACGATCGTCGCCGCGGGTACGGACACCGGCGGCACGAAGCCGCAGGAAGGCGGCAAGGCGCCGGTCAGCGACCAGAAGCCGGACAAGGCCGTCACGCCGCAGGTGACCGGCAACCTCGCCGAGACCGGGTCCAGCTCCGCGCTGCCGACCATCGGGCTCGTGGGCGGGGTCGCGCTGGTCGCCGGTGTGGGAGCGGTGGTCGTCGCTCGTCGTCGTAAGGCCGGCTCCGACGCGTAG
- a CDS encoding chorismate mutase has translation MSTATTASPDRTGARTDEAADVITGARERIDTLDDRIIGLVQERMAVSAVIQEARITSGGRRVNLSREMEVLGHYREALGKPGTALAMTLLELCRGRI, from the coding sequence ATGAGCACAGCCACCACGGCCTCCCCGGACAGGACCGGCGCCCGTACCGACGAGGCCGCCGACGTCATCACCGGCGCCCGCGAACGCATCGACACCCTCGACGACCGCATCATCGGCCTGGTCCAGGAACGCATGGCCGTCTCGGCGGTCATCCAGGAGGCCCGGATCACCTCCGGTGGCCGCCGGGTGAACCTGTCGCGCGAGATGGAGGTGCTCGGCCACTACAGGGAGGCGCTGGGCAAGCCGGGCACCGCGCTCGCGATGACGCTGCTGGAGCTGTGCCGGGGCCGCATCTGA
- the guaA gene encoding glutamine-hydrolyzing GMP synthase, whose translation MPEASPAATPDTVLVVDFGAQYAQLIARRVREARVYSEIVPSTMPVDEMLAKNPAAIILSGGPSSVYAEGAPRLDRALFEAGVPVFGMCYGFQLMATTLGGTVDNTGAREYGRTQLHVSKSGSTLFEGTPDEQSVWMSHGDACSAAPEGFTVTGSTDVVPVAAFENDEKKLYGVQYHPEVMHSTHGQQVLEHFLYRGAGLSPDWTTGNVIEEQVAHIREQVGDKRAICGLSGGVDSAVAAALVQKAIGTQLTCVYVDHGLMRKGETEQVEKDFVAATGVQLKVVDAEDRFLTALKGVSDPEEKRKIIGREFIRVFEQAQAEIIADEGPEVAFLVQGTLYPDVVESGGGTGTANIKSHHNVGGLPEDLEFQLIEPLRQLFKDEVRMVGQELGLPDEIVQRQPFPGPGLGIRIVGEVNKERLDLLREADAIAREELTAAGLDRDIWQCPVVLLADVRSVGVQGDGRTYGHPIVLRPVSSEDAMTADWSRLPYDVLAKISTRITNEVADVNRVVLDVTSKPPGTIEWE comes from the coding sequence GTGCCAGAAGCGTCCCCCGCCGCCACCCCCGACACCGTCCTGGTCGTCGACTTCGGCGCGCAGTACGCCCAGCTCATCGCCCGCCGAGTCCGTGAGGCCCGGGTCTACAGCGAGATCGTCCCGAGCACCATGCCGGTCGACGAGATGCTCGCCAAGAACCCCGCGGCGATCATCCTCTCCGGCGGCCCCTCGTCGGTGTACGCGGAAGGCGCCCCCCGCCTGGACCGCGCGCTCTTCGAGGCCGGCGTCCCGGTCTTCGGCATGTGCTACGGCTTCCAGCTGATGGCCACCACCCTCGGCGGCACCGTCGACAACACGGGCGCCCGCGAGTACGGCCGTACGCAACTGCACGTCAGCAAGTCCGGCTCGACGCTCTTCGAGGGCACCCCGGACGAGCAGTCGGTGTGGATGTCGCACGGCGACGCCTGCTCCGCCGCCCCCGAGGGCTTCACCGTCACCGGCTCCACGGACGTCGTCCCGGTCGCGGCCTTCGAGAACGACGAGAAGAAGCTGTACGGGGTCCAGTACCACCCCGAGGTCATGCACTCCACGCACGGCCAGCAGGTGCTCGAACACTTCCTGTACCGCGGCGCGGGTCTGAGCCCGGACTGGACCACTGGCAATGTGATCGAGGAGCAGGTCGCGCACATCCGCGAGCAGGTCGGCGACAAGCGCGCCATCTGCGGCCTCTCCGGCGGCGTGGACTCCGCGGTCGCCGCGGCCCTCGTACAGAAGGCCATCGGCACCCAGCTGACCTGCGTGTACGTGGACCACGGCCTGATGCGCAAGGGCGAGACCGAGCAGGTCGAGAAGGACTTCGTGGCGGCGACCGGCGTCCAGCTGAAGGTCGTGGACGCTGAGGACCGCTTCCTCACCGCTCTCAAGGGCGTCTCGGACCCCGAGGAGAAGCGGAAGATCATCGGCCGCGAGTTCATCCGGGTCTTCGAGCAGGCCCAGGCGGAGATCATCGCGGACGAGGGCCCGGAGGTCGCCTTCCTGGTCCAGGGCACCCTCTACCCCGACGTGGTCGAGTCCGGTGGCGGCACGGGCACCGCGAACATCAAGTCCCACCACAACGTGGGCGGGCTCCCCGAAGACCTTGAGTTCCAGCTGATCGAGCCGCTGCGCCAGCTCTTCAAGGACGAGGTCCGGATGGTCGGCCAGGAGCTCGGCCTGCCGGACGAGATCGTCCAGCGCCAGCCGTTCCCCGGCCCCGGCCTGGGCATCCGCATCGTCGGCGAGGTCAACAAGGAGCGGCTCGACCTGCTCCGCGAAGCCGACGCCATCGCCCGCGAGGAGCTGACGGCCGCCGGTCTCGACCGCGACATCTGGCAGTGCCCGGTCGTGCTGCTCGCCGACGTCCGCTCCGTCGGGGTGCAGGGCGACGGCCGCACGTACGGCCACCCGATCGTGCTGCGGCCCGTGTCCTCCGAGGACGCGATGACCGCCGACTGGTCGCGTCTGCCGTACGACGTCCTCGCGAAGATCTCCACCCGCATCACGAACGAGGTCGCGGACGTCAACCGCGTCGTCCTCGACGTGACGTCGAAGCCGCCGGGCACCATCGAGTGGGAGTAG
- a CDS encoding pyridoxamine 5'-phosphate oxidase family protein, with protein MTRTTSNWAAFVAAEQDFARTVEERFAGFTHHVVATLRRDGSPRTSGLEVRFLNGELWLGMMPDSLKALDLRRDPRFALQANPGPGTEPAGGDVRIAGRAVEVQDPAEKAGYSEEVKPPEPFHLFRTELTEVVRTYVEDDTYLVVQIWQPGVPVRTLRRT; from the coding sequence ATGACTCGGACGACATCGAACTGGGCGGCCTTCGTCGCCGCGGAACAGGATTTCGCCAGGACCGTCGAGGAACGGTTCGCGGGCTTCACGCACCACGTGGTGGCGACCCTCCGCAGGGACGGGTCGCCCCGCACGTCCGGTCTGGAGGTCCGCTTCCTGAACGGGGAGCTGTGGCTCGGCATGATGCCGGACTCCCTCAAGGCGCTGGACCTGCGCCGGGACCCGCGTTTCGCCCTGCAGGCGAACCCGGGGCCGGGCACGGAGCCGGCCGGCGGCGACGTACGGATCGCGGGCCGGGCGGTCGAGGTCCAGGACCCGGCGGAGAAGGCCGGATACAGCGAAGAGGTGAAACCGCCGGAGCCGTTCCACCTCTTCCGCACCGAACTGACGGAGGTCGTACGGACCTACGTCGAGGACGACACGTATCTGGTCGTCCAGATCTGGCAGCCGGGAGTGCCGGTGCGCACTCTCAGGCGGACCTGA
- a CDS encoding class II aldolase/adducin family protein, with the protein MHGPTPPLPLPTDRLRFAMPPMHESLDDERRHRKERLAGALRLFGRLGFEDGVSGHITARDPEYSDCFWVNPFGMPFKHVTVGDLVMANEDGQVLEGRYHVNQAAFTVHAQVHAARPDVVAVAHCHSVHGRALSALGELLDPITQESCAFYEDHALYDAYSGVAVDAEEGRRIASALGSFKALVLRNHGLLTVGDSVDAAAWWFLSMERSCQVQLTARAAGRPVLIGHKQAVATREQAGGDLVAWINYQPLWQDISRSEPDLLS; encoded by the coding sequence ATGCACGGGCCCACACCGCCCCTGCCCCTTCCCACCGACAGACTGCGGTTCGCGATGCCGCCCATGCACGAGTCGCTCGACGACGAGCGCCGGCACCGCAAGGAACGCCTCGCGGGCGCGCTGCGGCTCTTCGGTCGGCTCGGTTTCGAGGACGGGGTCTCCGGCCACATCACCGCGCGCGACCCGGAGTACAGCGACTGCTTCTGGGTGAACCCGTTCGGAATGCCCTTCAAGCATGTCACCGTCGGGGACCTGGTGATGGCCAACGAGGACGGTCAGGTGCTGGAAGGCCGCTATCACGTGAACCAGGCGGCGTTCACCGTGCACGCCCAGGTGCACGCGGCCCGGCCCGACGTCGTCGCGGTCGCCCACTGCCACTCGGTGCACGGACGCGCGCTGTCCGCGCTCGGTGAGCTCCTCGACCCGATCACCCAGGAGAGCTGCGCCTTCTACGAGGACCACGCGCTGTACGACGCCTACTCGGGGGTCGCCGTGGACGCCGAGGAGGGGCGGCGGATCGCCTCCGCGCTCGGTTCGTTCAAGGCGCTCGTGCTGCGCAACCACGGGCTGCTGACCGTGGGCGACTCCGTGGACGCGGCGGCCTGGTGGTTCCTGTCGATGGAACGCTCCTGCCAGGTGCAGCTGACCGCGCGCGCCGCGGGGCGGCCGGTGCTCATCGGCCACAAGCAGGCGGTCGCGACGCGGGAACAGGCCGGCGGGGACCTGGTCGCGTGGATCAACTACCAGCCGCTGTGGCAGGACATCAGCCGCAGCGAGCCGGATCTGCTGTCCTGA
- a CDS encoding DUF4429 domain-containing protein — protein MAEIIQRDGTWAFDGSTVRITPGLHRSVPLFRQTYGEIAVPLEAVAGVVYEPERKRGRLRLRLREGADPLLQATGGRLPDAADPYRLSVDIDRSGVAEYVAEEIRHALLIEQIPKEPAGAYLLPGPPVPVSVRSSDGTVSFDGARVRIDWSDTSDRVKRATGPRIIGLPDLVQVEWLPNSGYEEGFLRFVTNDSVFSKLPPEKDPFALDLWGSARRDLLTALVATAVMARLPHPSARTTGGLARGELVRGDPRLPAAAPEGSVRPQVPQVPQISQGHQTPRASQTPPEGLHDVLLRRLRELGELHRDGVLTDEEFATTKAAVLRDF, from the coding sequence ATGGCCGAGATCATCCAGCGCGACGGGACCTGGGCCTTCGACGGCAGCACGGTCCGGATCACCCCGGGGCTGCACCGTTCCGTGCCGCTGTTCCGGCAGACGTACGGAGAGATCGCCGTGCCCCTCGAAGCGGTCGCGGGCGTCGTCTACGAGCCCGAACGCAAGCGTGGCCGACTGCGGCTGAGACTCCGCGAGGGCGCCGACCCGCTCCTCCAGGCGACCGGGGGCCGGCTGCCCGACGCGGCGGATCCGTACCGGCTGTCCGTGGACATCGACCGGTCGGGGGTCGCCGAGTACGTCGCCGAGGAGATCCGGCACGCCCTGCTCATCGAACAGATTCCCAAGGAACCGGCCGGGGCGTATCTCCTGCCCGGTCCGCCGGTGCCCGTCTCGGTCCGCTCCAGCGACGGCACGGTCTCCTTCGACGGAGCGAGGGTCCGTATCGACTGGAGCGACACCTCGGACCGGGTGAAGCGCGCGACGGGCCCGCGCATCATCGGCCTGCCGGATCTGGTGCAGGTGGAGTGGCTGCCCAACTCCGGTTACGAGGAGGGCTTCCTGCGGTTCGTGACGAACGACTCGGTGTTCTCCAAGCTGCCGCCGGAGAAGGATCCGTTCGCGCTCGACCTGTGGGGCAGCGCGCGCCGCGATCTGCTCACGGCTCTCGTCGCCACCGCGGTCATGGCCCGCCTCCCGCACCCGTCCGCCCGGACGACCGGCGGGCTCGCGCGGGGCGAGCTCGTACGCGGAGATCCCCGCCTGCCGGCCGCCGCACCCGAAGGCTCCGTACGACCTCAGGTACCCCAGGTACCCCAGATATCCCAGGGGCACCAGACACCCCGGGCGTCCCAGACGCCTCCGGAGGGCCTTCACGACGTACTCCTGCGCAGGCTGCGGGAGTTGGGCGAGCTGCATCGCGACGGCGTGCTCACCGACGAGGAGTTCGCGACGACGAAAGCGGCCGTGCTGCGCGACTTCTAG
- a CDS encoding DoxX family protein: protein MRTDTHSGYSDDGGGGDWRDTATRYALLPLRVFLGVTFIYAGIDKLTDSAFMSDSGAGSIGDMMRAVRDSSAIPALIDLALKSPVGFGYAIALGELAVGIGTLIGLLARLAALGGALISLSLWLTMSWAADPYYYGNDLPYLMAWLPLVLAGAGVFSLDATLRARRRRRSGTY from the coding sequence ATGCGCACGGACACGCACTCCGGATACTCGGACGACGGCGGCGGTGGCGACTGGCGGGACACCGCGACGCGGTACGCCCTGCTGCCGCTGCGCGTCTTCCTTGGTGTCACGTTCATCTACGCGGGGATCGACAAGCTCACCGACAGCGCGTTCATGTCCGACTCCGGTGCCGGTTCCATCGGCGACATGATGCGCGCGGTCCGTGACTCGTCGGCGATTCCCGCACTCATCGACCTCGCTCTCAAGAGCCCCGTCGGCTTCGGCTACGCCATCGCCCTCGGCGAGCTCGCGGTGGGCATCGGCACGCTGATCGGTCTGCTGGCCCGCCTCGCCGCGCTCGGCGGGGCGCTGATCTCCCTCAGTCTCTGGCTGACGATGAGCTGGGCCGCGGACCCGTACTACTACGGCAACGACCTTCCCTATCTGATGGCCTGGCTGCCCCTCGTCCTCGCCGGAGCAGGCGTGTTCTCCCTGGACGCGACACTCCGCGCCCGCCGACGGCGCAGGTCGGGCACCTACTAG
- a CDS encoding PspC domain-containing protein, which translates to MSDQQHAAAHPGPGPGPGSGASAARGPDAGPRDPGPAADARADTWADTRADAPAATAAPAGEEPRAPGEGRAHDDAVVPEVPRRFRRDPRHKMLGGVCAGLGRQCDMDPVIFRIVLAVLAATGGLGLIFYGFAWLFVPYDDEEENEVRKLLTGRVDGQALAGVLFALVGCGVFLSMLNNASVLTFAATLSLLLAGAGYWSRQRGTDVPDPSPSSRVRSGRGGPIAAQAVADAPPEAQAPPVPAAFPSWWREPIVKDGTYEGGTGYLWGPKGPWERDIAAAITIAHGGGPDRGIRPRDAKPRGPRGIGGRVFLLALLAGALVTRLTWDDHTLGVSLQAGLASALAVFGLGIAVSSFRGRTGAGSVFLAIVTAGLLACSAALPADITTHWERVDWTPATAAVVQEQYDLGTGVGTLDLSRIDPGKGRTVTTNAEVGMGQLKVVIPKDVTVRLNIDVGVGDIQLPGDDQRDVDVAPGKHKELTLAPVDGSKDGGTLDLTLEVGLGQAEVARAAS; encoded by the coding sequence ATGAGCGATCAGCAGCACGCCGCGGCGCATCCGGGGCCCGGGCCGGGCCCCGGCTCCGGCGCGAGTGCGGCCCGGGGGCCGGACGCCGGGCCGCGGGACCCCGGACCCGCAGCGGACGCCCGGGCGGACACCTGGGCCGACACCCGGGCGGATGCACCGGCGGCCACCGCGGCCCCCGCCGGTGAGGAACCGCGTGCGCCCGGGGAGGGGCGCGCGCACGACGACGCGGTCGTGCCCGAGGTTCCGCGCAGGTTCCGGCGCGATCCGCGGCACAAGATGCTGGGCGGTGTGTGCGCGGGTCTCGGGCGGCAGTGCGACATGGACCCGGTGATCTTCCGGATCGTGCTCGCGGTGCTCGCCGCGACCGGCGGCCTCGGCCTCATCTTCTACGGCTTCGCCTGGCTCTTCGTCCCGTACGACGACGAGGAGGAGAACGAGGTGCGCAAGCTCCTCACGGGCCGCGTCGACGGCCAGGCGCTGGCGGGCGTGCTGTTCGCCCTCGTCGGCTGCGGTGTGTTCCTCTCCATGCTGAACAACGCGAGCGTGCTCACCTTCGCGGCGACGCTCTCCCTGCTCCTCGCGGGCGCCGGCTACTGGTCGCGGCAGCGCGGTACCGACGTCCCCGACCCGTCCCCGAGCTCCCGCGTGCGCTCGGGCAGGGGCGGCCCCATAGCCGCGCAGGCCGTCGCCGACGCCCCGCCCGAGGCACAGGCACCGCCGGTCCCCGCAGCCTTCCCCTCCTGGTGGCGGGAGCCCATCGTCAAGGACGGGACGTACGAAGGCGGCACGGGCTATCTGTGGGGCCCCAAGGGCCCGTGGGAGCGGGACATCGCGGCGGCGATCACCATCGCGCACGGCGGTGGCCCGGACCGGGGCATACGGCCGCGGGACGCCAAGCCGCGCGGCCCCCGCGGGATCGGTGGCCGGGTGTTCCTGCTCGCCCTCCTCGCAGGCGCCCTCGTCACCCGCCTGACCTGGGACGACCACACGCTCGGTGTCAGCCTGCAAGCCGGCCTGGCCAGTGCGCTCGCCGTGTTCGGCCTGGGTATCGCGGTCAGTTCGTTCCGCGGGCGTACGGGAGCGGGGTCGGTCTTCCTCGCGATCGTCACGGCGGGGCTGCTGGCCTGCTCGGCGGCGCTGCCGGCGGACATCACCACCCACTGGGAGCGAGTGGACTGGACACCGGCCACGGCGGCCGTCGTACAGGAGCAGTACGACCTCGGCACGGGCGTCGGCACCCTCGACCTCAGCCGGATCGACCCGGGCAAGGGGCGGACCGTGACGACGAACGCCGAGGTGGGCATGGGACAGCTCAAGGTGGTCATACCGAAGGACGTGACGGTGAGACTGAACATCGACGTGGGGGTCGGGGACATCCAGTTGCCGGGAGACGACCAGCGGGACGTGGACGTGGCTCCCGGCAAGCACAAGGAGCTGACGCTCGCGCCCGTGGACGGGAGCAAGGACGGCGGCACGCTCGACCTCACGCTCGAAGTCGGCCTCGGACAGGCGGAGGTGGCCCGTGCGGCGTCATGA